From Bacillota bacterium, the proteins below share one genomic window:
- the coxB gene encoding cytochrome c oxidase subunit II produces the protein MSGIQLLPERASEFAQRVDLLFLFLTTVTVFFTLLIAALVVFFALKYRKGSNASRAGAKDTDLRLEIVWSLIPLSLGLFTFVWASKLYGEVYGPPPENALEIFVIGKQWMWHMQHPNGIRENNQLHIPAGRPVKLTMISQDVIHSFYVPAFRIKRDVLPGTYSTVWFTPTKPGKYHLFCAEYCGTQHSRMVGTVYVLEPAEYERWLASGGEMRVGEAASGAGTTAGVATASLVQAGEKLYNQLRCNACHGLKDDPRGPTHYGLFGKKVKLRDGTTVVADEAYIRESIVRPTAKVVDGYEPIMPSYEGLLSEERVLQLVAYIKSLEKPEKQVAEVKP, from the coding sequence GCCCAGCGCGTGGACCTGCTGTTCCTGTTTCTAACAACGGTGACGGTGTTCTTCACTCTTTTGATTGCGGCTCTGGTGGTCTTCTTTGCCCTGAAGTACCGCAAAGGCTCCAACGCGAGCCGCGCCGGAGCGAAGGACACCGACCTGCGTCTCGAGATTGTCTGGTCGTTGATACCGCTGAGCCTCGGATTGTTCACCTTCGTCTGGGCATCGAAGCTTTACGGCGAGGTATACGGTCCACCGCCCGAGAACGCACTGGAGATATTCGTTATCGGCAAACAGTGGATGTGGCACATGCAGCATCCGAACGGTATCCGGGAGAACAATCAGCTGCACATCCCGGCAGGGCGCCCGGTGAAACTCACGATGATTTCTCAGGACGTGATTCACAGCTTCTATGTGCCGGCGTTCCGTATCAAGCGTGACGTGTTGCCGGGCACGTATAGCACGGTGTGGTTCACTCCTACCAAGCCGGGCAAGTATCATCTGTTCTGTGCAGAGTACTGCGGTACCCAGCATTCGCGCATGGTCGGCACGGTGTATGTGCTGGAACCAGCGGAGTACGAACGCTGGCTGGCGAGTGGCGGAGAGATGCGCGTCGGCGAAGCCGCCAGTGGGGCGGGTACCACGGCTGGTGTAGCCACCGCTTCACTGGTGCAGGCGGGTGAAAAACTGTACAACCAGCTGCGCTGTAACGCCTGTCATGGGCTGAAAGACGACCCGCGCGGTCCCACCCACTACGGGCTGTTCGGCAAGAAAGTAAAATTGCGCGACGGCACCACCGTTGTTGCCGACGAGGCGTACATCCGGGAGTCGATAGTCCGGCCAACGGCAAAAGTGGTGGACGGATACGAGCCGATTATGCCCAGTTATGAGGGACTGCTCAGTGAGGAACGGGTACTCCAGCTGGTGGCATATATTAAATCACTGGAGAAGCCCGAGAAGCAGGTAGCGGAGGTGAAGCCATGA
- the ctaD gene encoding cytochrome c oxidase subunit I, whose product MSMTITQPREMEVGGRNYLNADNTVLSWLLTTDHKRIAILYLVSITFFFFIGGLLAALIRLELLTPQGDLMTSENYNRVFTMHGVVMIFFFLIPSIPAVLGNFLVPLMIGARDLAFPRLNLASWYIYMIGGFIGLWAMVTGGVDTGWTFYPPYSSTFSTSHVTLTLVALFITGFSSIATGINFIVTIHKMRAPGLTWFRLPLFIWAHYATSVIIVLGTPVVAITLLLVAVERVFKLGIFDPALGGDPILFQHLFWFYSHPAVYIMILPAMGVISELISCFSRKRVFGYHFVAFSSVAIAVVGFLVWGHHMFTTIQSVYAGMVFSLLSFLVAVPSAVKVFNWTATMYKGHIELRAPMLYAMGFIGLFVIGGLTGVFLASLATDVHLQDTYFVVAHFHYIMVGGAIFGYLGGLHFWWPKMTGRMYPEGIAKLAALIIFAGFNLTFFPQFVLGYLGMPRRYHWYPEEWQFLHVMSTSGVVLLALGYAIPLFYLLWSLRNGAIAGPNPWGATGLEWQTASPPITHNFEQTPVVTEEPYAYDNHHVQEETAIGAGTRQTDA is encoded by the coding sequence ATGAGTATGACGATTACCCAACCGCGCGAGATGGAAGTTGGCGGAAGAAACTATCTCAACGCAGACAACACTGTGCTTTCGTGGTTGTTGACCACCGACCACAAGCGCATTGCCATACTGTATCTGGTGTCGATCACCTTCTTCTTCTTTATCGGTGGTCTGCTAGCGGCGCTTATCCGGCTGGAGCTGCTCACTCCACAGGGCGACCTGATGACCTCCGAAAACTACAACCGTGTCTTCACCATGCACGGTGTGGTGATGATATTCTTCTTCCTCATCCCGTCCATCCCTGCGGTGCTGGGCAACTTCCTGGTACCGCTGATGATTGGGGCGCGCGACCTTGCCTTCCCCCGTCTGAACCTCGCCAGCTGGTACATCTACATGATAGGCGGATTTATCGGTCTGTGGGCGATGGTGACGGGTGGAGTGGATACCGGCTGGACGTTCTATCCACCGTACAGCAGCACCTTCAGCACCTCGCATGTGACACTGACGCTGGTCGCGCTGTTCATTACGGGCTTCTCGTCGATCGCCACGGGGATTAACTTCATCGTCACCATCCACAAGATGCGTGCGCCTGGACTGACGTGGTTCCGCTTGCCGCTGTTCATCTGGGCGCACTACGCTACCAGTGTGATTATCGTGCTGGGAACGCCCGTCGTGGCGATCACGCTGCTGCTGGTAGCCGTAGAGCGGGTGTTCAAACTGGGCATCTTCGACCCTGCGCTGGGCGGCGACCCCATCCTGTTCCAGCACCTGTTCTGGTTCTACTCGCACCCGGCGGTGTACATCATGATACTGCCCGCGATGGGCGTCATTAGCGAGCTGATCTCGTGCTTCTCGCGCAAGCGGGTGTTCGGCTATCACTTCGTTGCCTTCTCCAGCGTGGCCATCGCTGTGGTGGGGTTCCTCGTGTGGGGACACCATATGTTTACCACCATCCAGTCGGTATACGCGGGCATGGTCTTCTCGCTGCTCAGCTTCCTTGTCGCTGTACCGTCTGCGGTGAAGGTTTTCAACTGGACGGCCACCATGTATAAGGGTCACATCGAGCTGCGCGCGCCCATGCTGTACGCCATGGGGTTCATCGGTCTGTTCGTGATTGGTGGACTGACGGGGGTTTTCCTCGCTTCCCTCGCTACCGATGTGCACCTGCAAGATACCTACTTTGTGGTGGCGCACTTCCACTACATCATGGTCGGCGGTGCGATATTCGGCTACCTGGGAGGACTGCACTTCTGGTGGCCCAAGATGACGGGAAGGATGTATCCTGAAGGCATCGCCAAGCTGGCTGCGCTGATTATCTTCGCGGGGTTCAACCTGACCTTCTTCCCGCAGTTCGTGCTTGGCTACCTCGGTATGCCGCGGCGCTACCACTGGTATCCCGAAGAGTGGCAGTTCCTTCATGTGATGTCCACGTCGGGCGTCGTCCTGCTGGCGCTAGGTTACGCCATACCGCTCTTTTACCTGCTGTGGTCGCTGCGCAACGGCGCTATCGCCGGGCCCAATCCGTGGGGCGCTACCGGTCTGGAGTGGCAAACCGCTTCGCCTCCCATTACGCACAACTTCGAGCAGACGCCTGTTGTGACCGAAGAGCCATACGCCTATGATAATCATCATGTTCAGGAGGAGACAGCCATTGGTGCAGGAACAAGGCAGACAGACGCTTAG